Proteins co-encoded in one Caldisericia bacterium genomic window:
- a CDS encoding DUF362 domain-containing protein, giving the protein MAKVIVRRVNEYNEDLIKKIFLENKEFILKDLNPKDKVLVKPNFLSFNPPEKAVTTHPVFIKAFIKFLLEHDIYVILGDIPGRAISSTKLKELSGVSEFEGENLKIEDLGVYGFRNVGTTVNEIEIKLPNILWEVKRVFNLPKMKTHSLTFISGATKNLFGLTPRKDRLIIHTISDPVLFSKILIDINKFLPVPQIILLDGILGMEGDGPSFGNPVWFNSIIISNDPIISDFIMSKIMGFEIENIPLFKNDWCLDFDLDGDIDVLIKKSEKPKTFLVSGKGTSHIAAFFYKYLGNFLQPKPNVDKNKCIKCGVCSSKCAGKAITLNPYPIFDREKCVLCYCCHELCPQGAIYLKRGIISKIVKT; this is encoded by the coding sequence ATGGCAAAAGTAATAGTAAGAAGAGTAAATGAATATAATGAAGATTTAATTAAAAAAATTTTTCTTGAAAATAAAGAATTTATTTTAAAAGATTTAAATCCAAAAGACAAGGTTCTTGTTAAACCAAACTTTTTATCTTTTAACCCACCAGAAAAAGCAGTTACAACTCATCCAGTTTTTATAAAGGCATTCATAAAATTTCTTCTTGAGCATGATATTTATGTAATATTAGGAGATATTCCAGGAAGAGCAATTAGTTCAACTAAACTAAAAGAACTTTCAGGAGTATCTGAATTTGAAGGAGAAAATTTAAAAATAGAGGACCTCGGAGTATATGGTTTTAGAAATGTAGGTACAACAGTAAATGAAATTGAAATTAAACTTCCAAATATTCTTTGGGAAGTTAAAAGAGTTTTTAATCTGCCAAAAATGAAAACACATTCTTTAACTTTTATTAGTGGTGCAACAAAAAACCTTTTTGGTTTAACTCCAAGAAAAGATAGATTGATAATACACACAATTTCAGATCCAGTTTTATTCTCTAAAATTTTAATTGACATAAACAAATTTTTACCAGTTCCTCAAATTATTTTACTAGATGGGATTTTAGGTATGGAGGGAGATGGCCCTTCTTTTGGTAATCCAGTTTGGTTCAATTCTATTATAATTTCGAATGATCCTATTATTTCAGATTTTATAATGAGTAAAATAATGGGTTTTGAGATAGAAAATATTCCTCTCTTTAAAAATGATTGGTGTTTAGATTTTGATTTAGATGGAGATATTGATGTGCTTATTAAAAAATCAGAAAAACCAAAAACCTTTCTTGTTTCAGGAAAAGGAACATCTCATATAGCAGCCTTTTTTTATAAATATCTTGGAAACTTTCTTCAACCAAAACCAAATGTTGATAAAAATAAGTGTATAAAATGTGGAGTTTGTTCATCAAAGTGTGCAGGCAAAGCAATAACATTAAATCCATACCCTATTTTTGATAGGGAAAAATGTGTTTTGTGTTATTGTTGTCATGAATTATGCCCTCAGGGGGCGATATACCTTAAAAGAGGTATAATTTCAAAAATTGTAAAAACATAA
- a CDS encoding trypsin-like peptidase domain-containing protein, translated as MEEFEKEEEIKNEEIKEIEEEIKEKLIEEKPKKRRGTTFIILIMFIIGALIGGGLGSFITVKYLKSNFYLPSQNPSKVQYVNVSDVIKVEESQIINVAEKVSPAVVRISTTQVVQDFFFTYETPGLGSGFIISEDGLIVTNNHVIEGAKKITVTLSDGKEYDGFIVGTDPSSDVALIRINAKGLPYLTFTDSSTLKVGQTVIAIGNPYGFDHTVTTGVISALERTLTFEDGTTLVGVIQTDAAINPGNSGGPLLNLFGEVVGMNTAIYASGQGIGFAVSSNTIQKVVNDLQVYGKVRWPFLGISGVAITDDIAKRNNLPVNKGILVVQVLSGTSASEAGLKPFDIITKFEGKEVTSVQELTKYLRQKNIGDKVKIEIIRNGKTMEVEVILRERPSGISFLNGVGTLI; from the coding sequence ATGGAAGAATTTGAAAAAGAAGAAGAGATAAAAAATGAAGAAATAAAAGAAATAGAAGAAGAGATAAAAGAAAAATTGATTGAAGAAAAACCAAAAAAGAGAAGAGGAACAACCTTTATTATTCTTATCATGTTTATAATTGGAGCATTAATTGGAGGAGGATTAGGAAGCTTCATAACAGTAAAATATTTAAAATCAAATTTTTATTTACCTTCACAAAATCCCTCAAAAGTTCAATATGTTAATGTAAGCGATGTTATTAAAGTTGAAGAATCTCAAATTATTAATGTTGCAGAAAAGGTTAGTCCTGCTGTTGTAAGAATTTCAACCACTCAGGTTGTTCAAGATTTCTTTTTCACATATGAAACACCAGGTTTAGGTTCTGGTTTTATAATTTCTGAAGATGGATTAATAGTTACAAATAATCATGTTATTGAAGGTGCTAAAAAAATTACAGTAACTCTTAGTGATGGCAAAGAGTATGATGGCTTTATTGTTGGAACAGATCCTTCATCTGATGTTGCGTTGATAAGAATTAATGCCAAGGGTCTTCCATATCTTACCTTTACAGACTCTTCAACTCTTAAAGTTGGTCAAACTGTAATTGCAATTGGAAATCCATATGGTTTTGATCACACTGTCACAACTGGTGTAATTTCTGCACTTGAAAGGACACTTACTTTTGAAGATGGAACTACACTTGTAGGAGTAATTCAAACAGATGCTGCAATTAATCCTGGAAATTCTGGTGGTCCTCTTTTAAATCTTTTTGGTGAAGTTGTTGGAATGAATACAGCAATTTATGCCTCAGGTCAAGGAATAGGTTTCGCTGTCTCCTCAAATACTATTCAAAAAGTTGTTAATGATTTACAAGTGTATGGAAAAGTAAGATGGCCTTTTTTAGGTATTAGTGGAGTTGCAATAACAGATGATATTGCAAAGAGAAATAATTTACCAGTTAATAAAGGTATATTAGTTGTTCAAGTTTTAAGCGGAACAAGTGCAAGTGAAGCAGGATTAAAACCATTTGATATCATAACTAAATTTGAAGGTAAAGAAGTAACATCTGTTCAGGAATTAACAAAATATTTAAGACAGAAAAATATTGGTGATAAGGTTAAAATAGAAATTATAAGAAATGGAAAAACAATGGAAGTAGAGGTAATTTTAAGAGAAAGACCTTCTGGTATAAGTTTTTTAAATGGAGTTGGAACCTTAATTTAA
- a CDS encoding SDR family oxidoreductase: MDLGIKNKIAVVTGGSKGLGKAVAFSLAEEGARLGVCARDEKALKDLKREIEESYNTEVFVFPCDLTKRDEILKFKDEIIKFYGTVHLLFINSGGPPPGGFFDFKEKDYLEAINLNLMSTINLTYAFIDYMINQKFGRIVASTSISVKEPLQDIILSNVSRTPVVAFIKSLSREVGKYNITANCVAPGYTLTDRLRKIIENRSKKNGTTFEEELNKITKDIPLGRVGDPEEYADVVTFLLSERASYVTGVTLLIDGGIFRGLM, translated from the coding sequence ATGGATCTTGGAATAAAAAATAAAATAGCAGTAGTAACAGGTGGTAGCAAGGGTCTAGGCAAAGCAGTTGCCTTTTCTCTTGCAGAAGAAGGAGCAAGGTTAGGGGTTTGTGCAAGAGATGAAAAAGCACTAAAAGATTTAAAAAGAGAGATTGAAGAGAGTTATAATACTGAAGTTTTTGTTTTTCCATGTGATTTAACAAAAAGAGATGAAATTTTGAAATTTAAAGATGAAATTATAAAATTTTATGGAACAGTTCATCTTCTTTTTATAAATAGTGGAGGACCTCCGCCAGGTGGTTTTTTTGATTTTAAAGAGAAAGATTATTTAGAAGCAATTAATTTAAATTTAATGAGTACCATTAATTTGACTTATGCATTCATTGATTATATGATAAACCAAAAATTCGGGAGAATTGTTGCATCAACTTCAATTTCTGTAAAAGAACCACTTCAAGATATAATTCTATCAAATGTATCAAGAACACCAGTTGTTGCATTTATAAAAAGTTTATCAAGAGAGGTTGGTAAATATAATATAACAGCAAATTGTGTTGCACCAGGATATACTTTAACTGACAGATTAAGAAAAATTATTGAGAATAGAAGCAAGAAAAATGGTACTACTTTTGAAGAGGAATTAAATAAAATAACAAAAGATATACCTCTTGGAAGAGTTGGAGATCCTGAAGAATACGCTGATGTTGTAACATTTCTTCTTTCTGAAAGAGCAAGTTATGTTACTGGAGTTACTCTTTTAATTGATGGTGGTATATTTAGAGGTTTAATGTAA
- a CDS encoding TrkA family potassium uptake protein, whose product MKKTFGVIGLGRFGFSLALNIEKRGFPVLAIDNDREIIERVKDKLTHVILADATDELALEEAGIKNCDTVIIAIGDNKEHSILSTMIVKSMGIRYVVAKAVDELHGKILEKIGADLVVFPEKERGETLAIQLTSTSLLDFIEISPEYNLEEAKVPKEFVGKTLRELDLGNKYKIIVLGIKRGEEFIVAPSSEEIFRQDDTIVFIGRTKDISKFTEEFIE is encoded by the coding sequence ATGAAGAAAACTTTTGGAGTAATTGGTCTTGGAAGATTTGGATTTTCACTTGCATTAAATATAGAGAAAAGGGGGTTTCCAGTTCTTGCAATAGATAATGATAGAGAAATAATAGAAAGAGTTAAAGATAAATTGACTCATGTTATTCTTGCTGATGCAACAGATGAACTTGCGCTTGAAGAAGCAGGTATAAAAAATTGTGATACAGTCATTATTGCAATTGGTGATAATAAAGAACATAGCATACTATCAACTATGATAGTTAAAAGTATGGGAATTAGATATGTAGTAGCAAAAGCAGTTGATGAACTTCATGGAAAAATTCTTGAAAAAATTGGAGCAGATTTAGTGGTTTTTCCTGAAAAAGAAAGAGGAGAAACACTAGCAATTCAATTAACCTCAACATCTCTACTCGACTTCATTGAAATTTCTCCTGAGTATAATCTCGAGGAGGCAAAAGTTCCAAAAGAATTTGTTGGAAAAACTTTAAGAGAACTTGATTTAGGAAATAAATATAAAATAATTGTTTTAGGAATAAAAAGAGGAGAGGAGTTTATTGTAGCTCCATCTTCAGAGGAAATATTTAGACAAGATGACACAATTGTTTTCATAGGAAGAACTAAAGACATATCTAAATTTACAGAAGAGTTTATTGAATAA
- the surE gene encoding 5'/3'-nucleotidase SurE, translated as MRVLITNDDGIDSPGIKILGDIFSEEFETFVIAPERQRSALGHSITTHKPLRIKEIDSNKSNLKIYATNGTTADCVILGVDVLIKNIDFVISGINELPNVGDDITYSGTISGSMEGVINGIPSIAVSILGFKENLSFAAKFSKKIVKYLIKNPLKKGTFLNINFPGEGEIKGIKISKVGRVWYRNRTIERKDPLGRPYYWIIGEPVWEGDEDTDTWAVKNGYISITPLHLDLVDYETYEFLLKKEPDFLNLLKNE; from the coding sequence TTGAGAGTTTTAATAACTAATGATGATGGTATAGATTCTCCTGGAATTAAAATTTTAGGTGATATTTTTTCAGAGGAGTTTGAAACTTTTGTAATTGCACCAGAAAGACAAAGAAGTGCATTAGGTCACTCAATAACAACTCATAAACCATTAAGAATTAAAGAAATTGATTCAAATAAATCTAATTTAAAAATTTATGCAACAAATGGCACAACAGCAGATTGTGTTATTTTAGGGGTTGATGTATTAATAAAGAATATTGATTTTGTTATATCTGGGATAAATGAACTACCTAATGTTGGCGATGATATAACATACTCTGGAACAATTTCAGGGAGTATGGAAGGTGTTATTAATGGTATTCCATCAATAGCGGTTTCGATACTTGGATTTAAAGAAAACTTATCTTTTGCAGCAAAGTTTTCTAAAAAAATTGTAAAATATTTAATTAAAAATCCCCTTAAAAAAGGAACATTTTTAAATATTAATTTTCCAGGAGAAGGAGAAATTAAAGGAATTAAAATTTCTAAGGTTGGAAGAGTATGGTACAGAAATAGAACGATTGAAAGAAAAGACCCTCTAGGAAGACCATACTATTGGATTATTGGAGAGCCTGTTTGGGAAGGAGATGAGGACACAGATACTTGGGCAGTAAAAAATGGTTATATTTCAATAACTCCACTTCATCTTGATTTAGTTGATTATGAAACTTATGAGTTTTTGTTAAAAAAAGAGCCTGATTTTTTAAATTTATTGAAAAATGAATAA
- a CDS encoding DNA topoisomerase 3, producing the protein MNKILILTEKPSVAEDIAKVLNAKRKGNLFESDKYTIIFALGHLVTLCEPEDYDKKFKYWTIKDLPIIPKVFKLKPIRETEDQFDFVKKFLKSDSYDFIVNACDAGREGELIFRYIYKLSKSNLKIKRLWLNALTKEEILNGFNNLKDGEEFENLGIAAEARAQADWLVGINATRAFTRKEGLLLSIGRVQTPTLYMIVERENEILSFKKEKYYEIFAYFEKDKFKYKGKWFDDSDDRIFDENKLIKILENIKEKDGLVDSIELKKNKVPPPLLYDLTELQREANRLFGFTAQKTLSIAQSLYEQEKLITYPRTDSRYLPSSLKSDIPKILKNLSKLDIYKNFIENVLKSGIKFNSRIVDDSKVTDHFAIIPTGVLPKGMLSNDKKIIFDLIVKRFISVFYPPAEELKLTIITKIVNERFKTDDKYLIFSGWMKVYGKEEELFEEVPLKIKEKVKVNKIEKVEKFTEPPPRFTDGGILSLMETCGKLIEDEELREILKEKGIGTPATRAQIIERLIEVGYIERDGKYLKPLPKGMKLIETLKKIPLEELLSPELTGEWERKLLFIEKGKLEYEKFIKDIINFTKDIVDKVIKREGKRIKDEIVEVIGKCPNCNSELLEGERGYFCKKFKEKNCLFYVPKTFLGRKISREEVLELVNNKKTKLLYGFISKNKKKFSAYLFLGEDGKVTLSFPEDKVIDEKSLGKCPICGSNVLETETKFKCENDNCSFSINKFILGKEIKREDMIELLGGRETKIFQFKSKGKKFKAQLKLEKDKLKFIFEEKGHGKSNSKKSK; encoded by the coding sequence ATGAATAAAATTTTGATTTTAACTGAAAAACCATCTGTTGCAGAGGATATTGCTAAAGTTTTAAATGCAAAAAGAAAGGGAAATTTATTTGAAAGTGATAAATATACAATAATTTTTGCATTAGGACACTTGGTTACTTTATGTGAGCCAGAAGATTATGATAAAAAATTTAAATATTGGACAATAAAGGATTTGCCAATTATTCCAAAAGTGTTTAAATTAAAGCCAATTAGAGAAACAGAAGATCAATTTGATTTTGTAAAAAAATTTCTAAAAAGTGATTCTTATGATTTTATTGTAAACGCTTGTGATGCAGGAAGAGAAGGTGAATTAATTTTTAGATACATTTATAAGCTTTCTAAATCAAATCTAAAAATAAAAAGATTGTGGCTTAATGCTTTAACAAAAGAAGAAATATTAAATGGATTTAATAATTTAAAGGATGGTGAAGAATTTGAAAATTTAGGAATAGCAGCTGAAGCAAGGGCTCAAGCAGATTGGCTTGTTGGAATAAATGCAACAAGAGCATTTACTAGAAAAGAAGGTCTTCTTCTTTCGATTGGTAGAGTTCAAACTCCAACTCTTTACATGATAGTTGAGAGAGAAAATGAAATTTTATCATTTAAAAAGGAAAAATATTATGAAATTTTTGCATATTTTGAAAAAGATAAATTTAAATATAAAGGAAAGTGGTTTGATGATAGTGATGATAGAATTTTTGATGAAAATAAATTAATTAAAATTTTAGAAAACATTAAAGAGAAAGATGGTTTAGTTGATTCAATTGAACTTAAGAAAAACAAAGTTCCACCTCCACTTCTATATGATCTCACAGAACTACAAAGAGAAGCTAATAGATTATTTGGGTTTACTGCTCAAAAAACTTTATCAATTGCACAATCTTTGTATGAACAGGAGAAACTTATTACATATCCAAGAACCGATTCAAGATATCTTCCATCTTCTTTAAAAAGTGATATTCCTAAGATTCTAAAAAATTTATCAAAATTAGATATTTACAAGAATTTTATTGAAAATGTTTTAAAAAGTGGAATTAAATTTAATTCAAGAATAGTTGACGATTCAAAAGTTACTGATCACTTTGCAATAATTCCAACTGGAGTTTTACCAAAAGGCATGCTTTCTAATGATAAAAAGATAATTTTTGATTTAATAGTTAAAAGATTTATTTCTGTTTTTTATCCTCCAGCAGAAGAATTAAAATTGACAATTATAACTAAAATTGTTAATGAAAGATTTAAGACAGATGATAAATATCTTATTTTTTCTGGTTGGATGAAAGTTTATGGAAAAGAAGAAGAATTATTTGAGGAAGTACCTTTAAAAATAAAAGAAAAAGTAAAAGTAAACAAAATAGAAAAAGTTGAAAAATTTACTGAACCTCCTCCAAGATTTACTGATGGTGGAATTCTTTCTTTAATGGAAACATGTGGAAAATTAATTGAAGATGAAGAATTAAGAGAGATTTTAAAAGAAAAAGGAATTGGGACTCCAGCAACAAGAGCACAAATCATTGAGAGATTGATTGAAGTTGGATACATAGAAAGAGATGGAAAATATTTAAAACCTCTTCCTAAAGGAATGAAACTTATAGAAACTCTAAAAAAAATTCCTCTTGAAGAACTGCTTTCTCCAGAACTTACAGGTGAGTGGGAGAGAAAACTTTTATTTATTGAAAAAGGAAAACTTGAATATGAAAAATTTATAAAAGATATAATAAATTTCACAAAAGATATTGTAGATAAAGTTATAAAAAGAGAAGGCAAAAGAATTAAAGACGAAATTGTTGAAGTAATTGGAAAATGTCCTAATTGTAATAGTGAGCTATTAGAAGGAGAAAGAGGCTATTTCTGCAAAAAGTTCAAAGAGAAAAATTGTTTATTCTATGTCCCAAAAACCTTCCTTGGAAGAAAGATAAGTAGAGAAGAAGTACTTGAACTAGTAAATAATAAAAAAACAAAACTTCTTTATGGATTTATATCAAAGAATAAAAAGAAGTTTTCTGCATATTTATTCCTTGGAGAAGATGGTAAAGTCACATTGTCATTTCCAGAAGATAAAGTAATTGATGAAAAATCTTTAGGAAAATGCCCTATTTGTGGGTCAAATGTGTTAGAAACTGAAACGAAATTTAAATGTGAAAATGATAATTGTTCATTTTCGATTAATAAATTTATTCTTGGAAAGGAAATAAAAAGAGAAGATATGATTGAACTTCTTGGTGGTAGAGAAACAAAAATATTTCAATTTAAATCTAAAGGAAAAAAATTTAAAGCACAATTAAAACTTGAAAAAGATAAATTGAAATTTATTTTTGAGGAGAAAGGTCATGGCAAAAGTAATAGTAAGAAGAGTAAATGA